The proteins below come from a single Candidatus Planktophila dulcis genomic window:
- the cysS gene encoding cysteine--tRNA ligase encodes MSLRTQIAQALGKRATIRLRDSDGGLRDIVGVLQSETELINRRGEVVNFNPDEAVAFRVIPVFNRRDVSTGSLSIYDTKSKSLHTIAGTDGVVRIYCCGPTVYRDAHVGNLRTFLLSDLISRTLQMTGLDVSLVQNITDVGHMADDFEEDKMLAESAKTKVNPFEIARTFEDRFHIDLERLNIQPAASYPRASEKMAEMITAIEKLIAMKRAYVGSDGSVYFDATSFPTYGALSGNKLDSLQPGHRYEFTDEGGKRFHADWALWKLAGARTQMIWDSPWGAGFPGWHIECSAMSIELLDAHVDLHLGGIDLRFPHHENERAQSNSLTGNETVDTWVHGEHLLFEGRKMSKSAGNVVLLQDVIDRGLDPLSLRFALLENRYRSQMDLSWASLEAAHSTLKRWRQLLSNAGTSAEMKFDQEVSDALTTDLDTPRAMQRIRTIEKDSTIGALDKRALFLFADQVFGLDLDRGVEQREVSSEIQALLDARITARAEKNWSLSDSLREQLTNAGLEINDGAEGQSWSWK; translated from the coding sequence ATGAGTTTGCGCACGCAAATAGCGCAGGCGCTCGGCAAGCGAGCGACTATCCGCCTGCGCGATAGCGATGGGGGCTTGCGAGATATCGTGGGCGTTTTACAGAGTGAGACAGAGCTGATTAACCGCCGTGGTGAAGTAGTGAACTTCAACCCTGATGAGGCCGTGGCCTTTCGAGTGATCCCTGTATTTAATCGTCGTGATGTGTCGACAGGTTCACTATCTATATATGACACCAAGTCAAAATCATTACACACCATTGCCGGCACTGACGGAGTAGTGCGGATCTATTGCTGTGGTCCGACTGTCTATCGCGATGCTCATGTGGGAAACCTTCGCACCTTCTTACTCTCAGATCTCATCTCTCGCACTCTGCAGATGACAGGACTTGATGTGAGCCTGGTGCAGAACATCACCGATGTTGGCCATATGGCTGATGATTTTGAAGAAGACAAGATGTTGGCAGAGTCTGCAAAGACAAAGGTGAATCCTTTTGAGATTGCCCGCACATTTGAAGATAGATTCCATATTGATTTAGAGCGTCTGAATATTCAGCCTGCAGCTTCATATCCACGAGCATCAGAGAAGATGGCTGAGATGATTACTGCAATCGAGAAATTGATTGCGATGAAGCGCGCTTATGTTGGTAGCGATGGATCTGTCTACTTTGATGCTACATCTTTCCCCACTTATGGCGCTCTGAGTGGAAATAAACTTGATTCACTTCAACCAGGACATCGATATGAATTCACCGATGAAGGTGGCAAGCGTTTTCATGCAGATTGGGCGCTCTGGAAATTAGCAGGTGCTCGAACACAAATGATTTGGGATTCACCATGGGGTGCTGGTTTTCCGGGCTGGCACATCGAGTGCAGCGCAATGTCTATTGAGCTCCTCGATGCTCACGTCGATCTTCACCTTGGCGGTATTGATCTGCGCTTTCCTCACCATGAAAATGAGCGAGCACAATCGAACTCACTCACAGGCAATGAAACCGTTGATACGTGGGTTCATGGCGAGCACCTGCTCTTTGAGGGGCGCAAGATGTCAAAGAGCGCAGGAAATGTTGTCCTGCTGCAGGATGTTATTGATCGTGGGTTGGATCCACTCTCCTTGCGTTTTGCACTCCTTGAGAACCGATACCGCTCACAGATGGATTTAAGTTGGGCATCTCTTGAAGCAGCTCATTCCACTCTTAAACGATGGAGACAGCTACTGAGTAATGCTGGGACAAGTGCAGAGATGAAATTTGATCAAGAAGTAAGTGATGCCCTAACAACTGATCTCGACACACCACGCGCTATGCAGCGCATTCGCACCATTGAAAAGGACTCAACTATTGGGGCACTCGATAAACGCGCGCTCTTTCTCTTTGCAGATCAAGTATTCGGGTTGGACCTTGATCGTGGAGTTGAACAACGAGAAGTAAGTAGTGAGATTCAAGCGTTATTGGATGCTCGCATCACAGCGCGTGCTGAGAAAAATTGGAGCTTGAGTGATTCTTTACGTGAGCAGTTAACCAATGCTGGACTTGAAATCAATGATGGAGCAGAAGGTCAAAGTTGGAGCTGGAAGTAG
- the mshB gene encoding N-acetyl-1-D-myo-inositol-2-amino-2-deoxy-alpha-D-glucopyranoside deacetylase has product MLLVHAHPDDETINNGSTMAMYAALGADVTLVTCTRGEEGEVLVKDLAHLAAHETDSLGEHRVGELADAMKALGITDHRFLGEGEKMYRDSGMMGTEPNNRPDVFWQADLEEASSELVKVIDQVKPHVLITYDEIGGYGHPDHIQAHRVAMRASEKSSWNIEKIYWNVMPRSVIQEGIDAMKKLGSDFMGAEKAEDLPFAKDDSFVHAMVDGNAYVEKKMDAMRAHSTQIEVDGPFFALSNNLGLQVWGNEYYTLVKGEKSEPLDSRGHEMDLFAGINPS; this is encoded by the coding sequence ATGCTGCTCGTTCATGCGCATCCTGATGATGAGACGATTAATAATGGAAGCACGATGGCGATGTACGCAGCACTCGGCGCAGATGTCACATTGGTGACATGCACGCGTGGTGAAGAAGGCGAAGTTCTTGTTAAGGATCTTGCTCATTTAGCTGCTCACGAAACCGATTCTCTAGGTGAACATCGCGTAGGCGAGCTAGCTGATGCAATGAAAGCACTTGGCATAACTGACCATCGCTTCCTTGGTGAAGGAGAAAAGATGTATCGTGATAGCGGGATGATGGGAACAGAACCTAATAATCGCCCCGATGTCTTCTGGCAGGCTGACTTAGAGGAAGCATCAAGTGAGTTAGTGAAGGTTATTGATCAAGTGAAGCCACACGTACTCATCACATATGACGAGATTGGTGGTTATGGGCACCCAGATCACATTCAAGCTCACCGCGTTGCCATGCGAGCATCTGAGAAATCGTCCTGGAATATTGAAAAGATCTATTGGAATGTCATGCCACGCTCTGTCATTCAAGAGGGAATCGATGCGATGAAGAAGCTTGGCTCTGATTTTATGGGAGCAGAGAAAGCTGAAGATCTTCCCTTCGCAAAGGACGACTCTTTCGTTCATGCGATGGTTGATGGCAATGCCTATGTTGAGAAGAAGATGGATGCAATGCGAGCACACTCAACGCAGATTGAGGTTGATGGCCCCTTCTTTGCACTCTCCAACAACTTAGGACTTCAAGTGTGGGGCAATGAGTACTACACACTTGTAAAGGGAGAAAAGTCTGAGCCATTGGATTCTCGTGGACACGAGATGGATCTCTTTGCAGGGATAAATCCTTCGTAA